One window from the genome of Flavobacterium agricola encodes:
- a CDS encoding ribonucleoside-diphosphate reductase subunit alpha yields MERLWWLNEESEQILNRGYLLKGETTQKAIERIANAAAKRLYKPELAEAFIEMIEKGWMSLSSPIWANMGTERGLPISCFNVYVPDNIESITHKLGEVIMQTKIGGGTSGYFGELRERGSAVTDNGKSSGAVSFMKLFDTAMDTISQGGVRRGAFAAYLDIDHSDIKEFLDIKNIGSPIQNLFTGICVPDYWMQDMVDGDREKREIWAKVLESRQQKGLPYIFFTDNINRNKPQVYKDKEMQIFSSNLCSEIALPSSAEESFICCLSSMNLELYDEWKDTEAVKLAIFFLDAVLQEFIAKTEDNYYLKSANTFAKNHRALGLGVMGWHSYLQKNKIAFESLDAKMLTNKIFGNIQEKAVKASQDLARIYGEPEVLKGYGLRNTTLMAIAPTTSSSAILGQTSPGIEPYSSNYYKAGLAKGNFMRKNKYLKALLEEKGVDNEETWRSIMLNHGSVQHLSILTQDEKDVFKTFKEISQYEIVLQASIRQKYIDQAQSLNLNIPANVPVKEVNRLMIEAWKLGVKTLYYQRSQSVSKEFVTNLVTCTSCEA; encoded by the coding sequence ATGGAAAGATTATGGTGGCTTAATGAAGAAAGCGAACAAATATTAAATCGTGGTTATTTATTAAAAGGAGAAACCACCCAAAAAGCGATTGAACGTATTGCTAATGCAGCTGCAAAACGCTTATATAAACCCGAATTGGCCGAAGCATTTATTGAAATGATCGAGAAAGGTTGGATGAGCTTATCATCTCCTATTTGGGCAAATATGGGTACCGAACGCGGTTTACCAATTTCATGCTTTAACGTTTATGTACCAGATAATATAGAAAGTATTACGCACAAGTTAGGCGAAGTTATTATGCAAACCAAAATTGGTGGCGGAACTTCGGGCTATTTTGGTGAATTGCGCGAACGCGGAAGCGCTGTAACCGATAACGGAAAAAGTAGCGGAGCCGTAAGCTTTATGAAATTGTTTGATACCGCAATGGATACCATTTCTCAAGGTGGTGTTCGCCGTGGTGCATTTGCTGCGTATTTAGATATTGATCATTCAGATATTAAAGAATTTTTAGATATTAAAAACATTGGTAGCCCAATCCAAAACCTATTTACCGGTATTTGTGTTCCTGATTATTGGATGCAAGATATGGTTGATGGCGATCGCGAAAAACGCGAAATTTGGGCTAAGGTTTTAGAAAGCCGCCAACAAAAAGGTTTACCGTATATTTTCTTTACTGATAATATTAACCGCAATAAACCACAAGTTTATAAGGATAAAGAAATGCAAATTTTCTCGAGCAACTTATGTTCTGAAATTGCATTACCATCTTCGGCAGAAGAATCTTTTATTTGTTGTTTATCATCTATGAACTTAGAATTGTATGATGAATGGAAAGATACCGAAGCGGTTAAATTAGCTATTTTCTTTTTAGATGCTGTTTTACAAGAATTTATTGCTAAAACAGAAGATAACTATTACTTAAAATCGGCAAATACATTTGCTAAAAATCACCGTGCACTTGGTTTAGGCGTTATGGGATGGCATTCGTATTTACAAAAAAATAAAATTGCTTTTGAAAGTTTGGATGCAAAAATGTTAACCAATAAAATTTTCGGAAACATTCAAGAAAAAGCCGTAAAAGCATCTCAAGATTTAGCTCGCATTTATGGTGAACCTGAAGTTTTAAAAGGTTACGGATTACGCAACACAACCTTAATGGCTATTGCTCCTACTACATCATCATCAGCTATTTTAGGACAAACATCACCCGGAATCGAACCGTACAGCAGCAACTATTACAAAGCAGGGTTAGCTAAAGGTAACTTTATGCGTAAAAACAAATATTTAAAAGCTTTGCTTGAAGAAAAAGGAGTTGATAACGAAGAAACTTGGCGTAGCATTATGTTAAATCACGGTAGCGTGCAGCATTTAAGCATTTTAACTCAAGATGAAAAAGATGTTTTTAAAACGTTTAAAGAAATCAGTCAGTACGAAATTGTTTTACAAGCATCTATCCGTCAAAAATATATTGACCAAGCACAAAGTTTAAATCTTAATATTCCAGCAAACGTTCCGGTTAAAGAAGTTAACCGCTTAATGATTGAAGCATGGAAATTAGGTGTTAAAACTTTATATTACCAACGTAGTCAAAGCGTATCTAAAGAATTTGTTACCAATTTAGTAACTTGCACCAGCTGCGAAGCTTAA
- a CDS encoding ribonucleotide-diphosphate reductase subunit beta encodes MSIFDKRINYKPFEYPEILEFTNAINNSFWVHSEIDFTADIQDFHSHLSPNEREIVKRSLLAIAQIEVNVKTFWGDLYKHLPKPEFNGLGSTFAECEFRHSEAYSRLLEVLGYNNEFEKVIDIPVIAKRIQYLSNALKNSKSDNKKDYLKSLILFTILIENVSLFSQFAIILSFTRFKGVMKNVSNIIAWTSIDEQIHANGGIYIINKIREEFPDYFDAETIQEINDIVVHSINIEAEILDWIFENGELDTISKENLLNFMKFRIDESLVKIGINKIFHISESNYQPMVWFEEEIFANSLDDFFAKRPVDYTKHDKSITADDLF; translated from the coding sequence ATGAGTATTTTTGACAAACGTATTAACTACAAACCATTCGAATATCCGGAGATATTAGAATTTACAAATGCAATCAACAATTCGTTTTGGGTACATTCTGAAATTGATTTCACTGCCGATATCCAAGATTTTCATTCGCATCTTTCACCTAACGAACGCGAAATTGTAAAACGCAGTTTATTAGCTATTGCACAAATTGAAGTAAATGTAAAAACGTTTTGGGGTGATTTATATAAGCATTTACCAAAACCGGAATTTAATGGTTTAGGCAGCACGTTTGCCGAGTGCGAATTTCGCCATTCTGAAGCTTATTCACGTTTGTTAGAAGTTTTAGGATACAATAATGAATTTGAAAAAGTAATCGATATTCCGGTTATTGCCAAACGAATTCAATATTTATCTAATGCGTTAAAAAACTCAAAATCAGATAATAAAAAAGATTACTTAAAATCGTTAATTCTTTTTACGATTTTAATTGAAAACGTATCACTATTCAGTCAATTTGCCATCATTTTATCGTTTACGCGTTTTAAAGGCGTAATGAAAAACGTGAGTAACATTATTGCTTGGACATCAATCGACGAGCAAATTCACGCAAACGGCGGCATTTACATCATCAATAAAATTAGAGAAGAATTTCCTGATTATTTTGATGCCGAAACCATTCAAGAAATTAACGACATCGTGGTTCATTCAATAAACATTGAAGCCGAAATTTTAGATTGGATTTTTGAAAACGGTGAATTAGATACCATTTCTAAAGAAAACCTACTAAACTTCATGAAATTCAGAATTGACGAAAGTTTAGTAAAAATCGGAATCAACAAAATTTTCCACATTTCCGAAAGCAATTACCAACCTATGGTTTGGTTTGAAGAAGAAATTTTTGCAAACAGCTTAGACGATTTCTTTGCCAAACGCCCGGTAGATTATACCAAACACGACAAAAGTATTACAGCAGACGATTTATTTTAA
- a CDS encoding DUF3575 domain-containing protein, producing MKKILTLSFLLISFLGFSQTETETNQPNVSSSVTEKNEFKPGKNMLKLNLLSLTVGNISLQYERLLTKRMVVSLSAGITPERGIPFYSAFKDALDNQDTKDQLQGLKYSNYAITPEVRFYFGKESYKGFYVGVFGRYTAYDIKFPLFYDNVLSGIPGVPGNLLPKETINLDGNIKAFSGGISLGAQWKLSKRLYLDWLVVGPHIGSSKGTLSGNKKLTALEQQKIREVIDDLDIPLLKYHAEVNENGARMRFDGPWAGARTSLAIGYRF from the coding sequence ATGAAAAAAATTTTAACGCTTAGTTTCTTGCTGATTAGCTTTTTAGGGTTTTCTCAAACAGAAACCGAAACAAATCAACCAAACGTTTCAAGCTCAGTAACAGAAAAGAACGAGTTTAAACCAGGAAAAAACATGCTGAAGCTAAACTTATTGTCATTAACTGTGGGTAATATTTCATTACAATACGAAAGATTACTTACCAAACGTATGGTTGTTAGTTTATCTGCCGGAATTACGCCAGAGCGCGGTATTCCGTTTTATAGCGCGTTTAAAGATGCTTTAGATAATCAAGATACAAAAGATCAGCTTCAAGGTTTAAAATATTCTAATTATGCCATAACGCCAGAAGTGCGTTTTTACTTTGGTAAAGAAAGTTACAAAGGTTTTTATGTAGGTGTTTTTGGACGTTATACTGCTTACGATATTAAATTTCCGCTTTTTTACGATAATGTTTTATCTGGCATTCCTGGTGTTCCGGGGAATTTACTGCCAAAAGAAACAATTAATTTAGATGGAAATATAAAAGCTTTTTCTGGTGGAATTTCATTAGGTGCACAATGGAAATTAAGCAAACGCTTGTATTTAGATTGGTTGGTTGTTGGGCCGCACATTGGTAGTTCTAAAGGAACTTTATCAGGCAACAAAAAACTTACTGCTTTAGAACAGCAAAAAATTAGAGAAGTAATAGATGATTTAGATATTCCGTTATTAAAATACCATGCTGAAGTAAATGAAAACGGTGCTAGAATGCGTTTTGACGGACCTTGGGCTGGAGCGCGAACTTCATTAGCAATTGGATACAGATTTTAA
- a CDS encoding TolC family protein, which yields MKKINLIMLVALSGLFTAIYAQVEQQKTLTYSDFIDLVRNNNIEYAAEKFDVAMAEAEILSARAFEDPELSVGYFDNGERKKQMGYGYESELEWTLELGGKRKARINLAKSEYALSQSILLNYFKNLRADATLAYFEALQNKKVLEVKINSYESMNELAKSDSIRFKLGDISEVDAKQSKVEAITLKNDVFVAEAAYKNALINLNLLMGNFQAQAYQHIIENFPVIDKSFSLEYLIYQAQENRSDLVAALQSKEVSKRNVALAKANRAIDLGLKVNVEYNSIVRNEEAESPRFTKVGGGIAIPLKFSNRRNNDWKIAKMDYEKTERLYDLALLEVSTQVQQAYNTFIAHQEQVKAFNTGLLEKAKAVLDGKTYSYKRGDTSLLEVLDAQRTHNEVQEEYYEALYNYLAALVELERATGTWDIVF from the coding sequence ATGAAAAAAATTAACCTAATAATGCTTGTGGCTTTAAGCGGATTATTCACAGCCATTTATGCTCAGGTAGAACAACAAAAAACGCTTACCTATTCTGATTTTATAGATTTGGTACGCAACAATAATATAGAATATGCTGCCGAGAAATTTGATGTTGCTATGGCAGAAGCCGAAATTTTAAGCGCTCGAGCTTTTGAAGATCCAGAACTTTCTGTTGGATATTTTGACAATGGCGAACGTAAAAAACAAATGGGTTATGGCTACGAAAGCGAATTAGAATGGACATTAGAATTGGGCGGTAAAAGAAAAGCACGAATTAATTTAGCAAAAAGCGAATATGCCCTTTCACAATCTATTTTATTAAATTATTTTAAAAATTTAAGAGCCGATGCAACCTTAGCTTATTTTGAAGCCTTGCAAAATAAAAAGGTTTTAGAAGTAAAAATAAATTCTTACGAAAGCATGAATGAGTTGGCTAAATCAGATAGCATTCGATTTAAATTGGGTGATATTTCTGAAGTTGATGCCAAGCAAAGTAAAGTTGAAGCAATAACTTTAAAAAACGATGTGTTTGTTGCTGAAGCAGCTTACAAAAATGCATTAATCAACCTGAATTTATTAATGGGAAATTTTCAGGCGCAAGCGTATCAACATATAATAGAAAACTTTCCGGTAATTGATAAAAGTTTTAGCCTTGAATATTTAATTTATCAAGCACAAGAAAACCGTAGCGATTTGGTTGCAGCCCTACAAAGTAAAGAAGTTTCTAAACGTAATGTAGCATTAGCTAAAGCAAACCGAGCTATTGATTTAGGGTTGAAGGTAAATGTAGAATACAACTCGATTGTACGTAACGAAGAAGCCGAATCGCCACGTTTCACCAAAGTTGGTGGTGGTATTGCAATTCCGTTAAAGTTTTCTAATCGTCGCAACAACGATTGGAAAATTGCAAAAATGGATTACGAAAAAACCGAACGTTTGTACGATTTGGCTTTATTAGAAGTTAGTACGCAAGTACAACAAGCGTATAATACATTTATTGCGCATCAAGAGCAAGTTAAAGCATTTAATACCGGATTACTAGAAAAAGCAAAAGCTGTTTTAGACGGTAAAACATACAGCTACAAACGCGGAGATACATCTTTACTAGAAGTTTTAGATGCGCAACGTACGCATAATGAAGTTCAGGAAGAATATTACGAAGCGTTGTACAATTACTTAGCTGCCTTGGTTGAACTTGAACGTGCAACCGGAACTTGGGATATTGTATTTTAA
- a CDS encoding acyl-CoA thioesterase has translation MTLEERIKNSETRIFKAVFPGTTNHYETLFGGTAMHMMDEVAFITATRFSRQTMVTVSSDRIDFNKPIPAGTIVELVGKVINVGNTSLKVDVEIYVEQMYENVRYLAVKGQFSFVALDENKKPTKVFKS, from the coding sequence ATGACTTTAGAAGAAAGAATAAAAAACTCGGAAACACGCATTTTTAAAGCCGTGTTTCCGGGAACTACAAATCATTACGAAACCTTATTTGGTGGTACTGCTATGCACATGATGGATGAAGTTGCCTTTATTACAGCAACACGTTTTTCACGTCAAACCATGGTAACCGTATCTTCAGATCGTATAGATTTTAACAAACCAATTCCTGCTGGAACAATTGTGGAATTAGTAGGAAAAGTTATAAATGTTGGAAACACCAGTTTAAAAGTTGATGTTGAAATTTACGTAGAACAGATGTATGAAAACGTGCGTTACTTAGCTGTAAAAGGTCAATTCTCATTTGTTGCGTTGGATGAAAATAAAAAGCCAACAAAAGTTTTTAAATCCTAA
- the recO gene encoding DNA repair protein RecO: MIVHTQALVLSALKYNEKSLIVKCYTLTDGVKTYFVPSAFSSKKSQQKIAYFQPLNILDIVATHKNKGTLEHFKEIRIHTPYFSIPTDISKSTIVLFLSEVLSAAVKEEERNEGLFTFLITSFMWLDAHDEVANFHLIFLVELSKYLGIFPDNNEDDLPFFDVKEGMFVSQQGFESLNEYETLLFKNLLNLRYGAARNIFKASERQVLLKTLVEYYSYHLDGFRRPKSLEILKDVFS; the protein is encoded by the coding sequence ATGATTGTTCATACCCAAGCACTTGTTTTATCGGCCCTAAAATACAATGAAAAAAGTTTAATTGTAAAATGTTACACGTTAACAGACGGGGTAAAAACGTATTTTGTACCTAGTGCTTTTTCCTCTAAAAAAAGTCAACAAAAAATAGCTTATTTTCAGCCTTTAAATATTTTAGATATTGTTGCTACGCATAAAAACAAAGGAACTTTAGAGCATTTTAAAGAAATTAGAATTCACACGCCTTATTTTTCTATTCCAACCGATATTAGCAAAAGTACCATTGTGCTTTTTTTGTCTGAAGTTTTAAGCGCCGCTGTGAAAGAAGAAGAACGAAACGAAGGGCTTTTTACTTTTTTAATTACCTCGTTTATGTGGTTAGATGCGCATGACGAGGTTGCAAATTTTCATTTAATTTTTTTAGTAGAACTTTCTAAATATTTAGGAATATTTCCAGATAATAATGAAGATGATTTGCCATTTTTTGATGTGAAGGAAGGCATGTTTGTAAGCCAACAAGGTTTTGAATCGTTAAATGAGTACGAAACCTTGTTGTTTAAAAACCTATTAAACTTGCGTTACGGAGCTGCCCGTAATATTTTTAAAGCTTCAGAAAGGCAAGTGCTTTTAAAAACTTTGGTTGAATATTATTCGTATCATTTAGATGGATTTAGAAGACCAAAATCTTTAGAAATTTTAAAAGATGTTTTTTCATAA
- a CDS encoding THC0290_0291 family protein: MSRKNLFLFLFVLGTIFPANAQANFSHEIGVIAGPVNFRSDFGQRNNSKNNFTNTGFGVGLVHYMNFSYTADCNCYRPETYFNDHFKIRTELNFNKTNLKHEGQWVQGDKTFAKQLRAMKGETTVFGFGMQLEYYPFSIREFSYNVGSLAPYVSLGAQYNFFKPKVWSDYGNGDLNDPAVVSTKYVGALSNDSGSTFSIVSSVGTRYKLSTMSDLLLDLRWQYYFSDWVDGMNPDRRIYKENKANDWVVWLNVGYIYYLN, translated from the coding sequence ATGTCTAGAAAAAATCTATTTCTATTTTTATTTGTATTGGGAACAATTTTTCCAGCAAATGCGCAAGCTAACTTTTCGCACGAAATTGGTGTCATAGCAGGTCCTGTAAACTTTAGATCTGATTTTGGACAAAGAAACAATTCTAAAAACAACTTTACTAACACTGGGTTTGGAGTTGGTTTGGTTCATTACATGAACTTTTCTTACACAGCAGATTGTAATTGTTATAGACCCGAAACCTATTTTAACGATCATTTTAAGATACGCACTGAGCTGAATTTTAATAAAACTAATTTAAAACATGAAGGACAGTGGGTTCAAGGAGATAAAACTTTCGCTAAACAGTTAAGAGCGATGAAAGGAGAAACTACCGTATTTGGATTTGGTATGCAATTAGAGTATTATCCGTTTTCGATCCGCGAATTTTCATATAACGTAGGTTCACTTGCACCATATGTAAGTTTAGGAGCTCAATACAATTTCTTCAAGCCAAAAGTTTGGTCTGACTATGGAAATGGAGATTTAAATGATCCTGCAGTGGTTTCTACTAAATATGTCGGAGCTCTTTCTAATGATTCTGGAAGTACATTTTCTATCGTTTCTAGTGTAGGAACGCGCTACAAATTATCTACTATGTCTGATTTACTGTTAGATTTACGTTGGCAATACTATTTTTCGGATTGGGTTGATGGTATGAATCCTGATAGAAGAATTTATAAAGAAAACAAAGCAAATGACTGGGTTGTTTGGTTAAACGTAGGTTACATTTATTATTTAAATTAA